The following proteins are co-located in the Paralichthys olivaceus isolate ysfri-2021 chromosome 2, ASM2471397v2, whole genome shotgun sequence genome:
- the LOC109643221 gene encoding bone morphogenetic protein 7-like, whose amino-acid sequence MLTSALATVTAILSWGYYVMATQVAFSNFSMDNEVRSSFIQRRLRSQERREMQREILSILGLPHRPRPHVHTKHNAAPMFMLDLYNTISTDAEPHGYSYYKPALPTQASPMVTSQDSRFLDDADMVMSFVNLVEQDQDLLHQQHRREFRFDLSRIPEGEAVTAAEFRIYKDFVQERYENETFIVSIYQVLQAPSNSEVELLLLDQRDIWAAEEGWLVFDLTPTSNLWLVKPEQNLGLQLVLEDSHGHRRNPRLAGLVTGTGPQDKQPFMVAFFKASEVRFRSIRSAHGSKGRQSNRSKPQRTVQDALKAVEAATDNLGFSKEGCKKHELYVSFRDLGWQDWIIAPEGYAAYYCEGECAFPLNSYMNATNHAIVQTLVHFINPETVPKPCCAPTQLHGISVLYFDDSSNVILKKYRNMVVRACGCH is encoded by the exons ATGTTGACAAGCGCCTTGGCAACAGTGACTGCCATTCTGTCTTGGGGTTACTACGTGATGGCCACGCAGGTCGCCTTCTCCAACTTCTCCATGGACAACGAGGTGCGCTCCAGCTTCATCCAGCGGCGGCTGCGGAGCCAGGAACGCAGGGAGATGCAGCGGGAAATCCTCTCCATCCTGGGGCTGCCGCACCGTCCGCGACCGCACGTCCACACCAAACACAACGCTGCGCCCATGTTCATGCTGGACCTGTACAACACCATCTCCACAGACGCGGAGCCTCACGGGTATTCTTACTATAAGCCCGCTTTGCCGACCCAGGCCTCCCCCATGGTGACCTCACAGGACAGCCGCTTCCTGGATGACGCAGATATGGTGATGAGCTTTGTCAACCTGG TTGAACAGGATCAGGATCTTCTCCACCAGCAGCACCGGAGGGAATTTCGTTTTGACCTTTCCCGTATTCCAGAGGGGGAggctgtcacagcagcagagttcAGGATTTACAAGGATTTCGTCCAGGAACGCTATGAGAATGAAACATTCATAGTCAGCATCTACCAGGTCCTGCAGGCGCCTTCAAATAG TGAAGTGGAGCTGTTGCTGCTGGACCAGCGAGACATCTGGGCTGCAGAGGAGGGCTGGCTGGTGTTCGACCTGACCCCCACCAGTAACCTTTGGCTGGTCAAACCTGAGCAGAACCTGGGCCTGCAACTGGTCTTGGAGGACAGCCATG GCCACAGGAGGAACCCCCGATTGGCAGGGCTGGTGACGGGCACCGGGCCCCAGGACAAGCAGCCCTTCATGGTTGCCTTCTTCAAAGCTAGTGAGGTGCGTTTCCGCAGCATCCGCTCTGCCCACGGCTCTAAGGGTCGCCAGTCTAACCGCTCCAAACCACAGAGGACTGTTCAGGATGCGCTGAAGGCAGTTGAGGCTGCAACCG ATAATCTTGGCTTTTCTAAAGAAGGATGTAAAAAACACGAGCTCTATGTTAGTTTCCGAGATTTGGGATGGCAG GACTGGATCATAGCACCAGAGGGCTATGCAGCATATTACTGTGAAGGGGAATGTGCTTTCCCTCTCAACTCCTACATGAACGCCACTAATCACGCCATCGTGCAAACTCTG GTGCACTTTATCAACCCGGAGACGGTGCCCAAGCCCTGCTGTGCTCCCACGCAGCTTCATGGCATCTCTGTTCTCTACTTTGATGACAGCTCCAACGTCATCCTGAAAAAGTACCGCAACATGGTGGTCAGAGCGTGCGGCTGTCACTGA
- the LOC109628981 gene encoding uncharacterized protein: MSLTPNPDRDSLPLKKRDQRLSSLSHQQQQECDAATFKAPYPYKSRNEFKTKHTSPFQPVPRRVPALYQPWMQIHTSSTTRSKPQGLSAFREHHGWAEWREFNPLHPGWDFPYHYQHQAPGTPAVHPHHPPSFSPISLVSEGFQLGEGYNWEQLKTVRDKSFNAERQRNSRNKGPYVRRRDRKVESFPRFERASPPSLSTCLPHSAQEDQHDLVHTPTNIVPHLLEHSLRRVYSGDDPNSTYTSMKEDTSTLPSSEQASPSPDRFPWLLPHFVAGSLIELRDGRLRRVEHLQTEDFLLGSLACPDLRLSRCTVQSISPSAYNSSVSRLLILLHDQQTQELVDVYVEYPFFVRGQGWSSCSPQRTARLCGLQCRQLSVGDVCLALTPISAPSQPPLSATLEPKTSCKKSEIGCEPLKVSHPHVVPGPQRSSGEKKEEEVKTVRRRHYSAPELRGPETNCV, encoded by the exons ATGAGCCTCACACCAAACCCAGACAGGGACAGCCTCCCGCTGAAGAAGAGGGACCAAAGACTGAGCTCACtgtcacatcagcagcagcaggagtgtGATGCAGCAACATTCAAGGCACCTTATCCTTACAAGAGCCGTAATGAGTtcaagacaaaacacacaagcccGTTCCAGCCTGTGCCGAGACGAGTCCCTGCTCTCTACCAGCCCTGGATGCAGATTCACACATCATCCACCACCAGGTCCAAGCCTCAGGGGCTTTCTGCCTTCAGGGAGCACCACGGCTGGGCTGAGTGGAGAGAGTTCAACCCCCTGCACCCTGGGTGGGACTTTCCATACCACTATCAGCACCAGGCACCTGGCACACCTGCAGTCCATCCACACCACCCCCCTAGCTTCAGCCCCATCTCCCTGGTATCCGAGGGTTTCCAACTGGGCGAAGGGTACAACTGGGAGCAGCTTAAGACAGTAAGGGACAAGAGTTTTAACGCAGAGAGGCAAAGAAATAGCAGGAATAAAGGACCATATGTGAGGAGAAGAGACAGGAAAGTGGAGTCTTTTCCCAGGTTTGAAAGAGCAAGTCCTCCATCGTTGAGCACTTGCCTACCTCACTCTGCTCAGGAAGACCAACATGATTTGGTGCACACACCAACAAACATTGTcccacaccttcttgaacattCCCTCAGAAGAGTGTACTCTGGCGATGACCCAAACAGCACATATACCTCCATGAAAGAGGACACATCCACTCTGCCCTCATCCGAACAGGCGTCTCCTTCTCCTGACCGTTTCCCCTGGCTGCTCCCTCACTTTGTGGCCGGCTCTCTGATCGAGCTCAGAGACGGGCGGCTGAGACGGGTGGAGCACCTGCAGACGGAGGACTTCCTGCTGGGATCACTGGCCTGTCCGGACCTGCGCCTGAGCCGCTGCACGGTGCAGAGCATCTCCCCTTCAGCCTATAACTCCTCCGTCTCACGCCTCCTCATCCTGCTTCATGACCAACAGACGCAG GAGTTGGTGGACGTCTATGTGGAGTACCCGTTCTTTGTGCGTGGGCAGGGCTGGTCCTCCTGCAGCCCTCAGAGAACTGCCCGTCTCTGCGGCCTCCAGTGTCGTCAGCTGAGCGTGGGGGACGTCTGCCTGGCCCTCACACCCATCTCAGCTCCGTCTCAACCTCCACTGTCAGCCACACTGGAGCCAAAAACCTCATGCAAGAAGTCAGAGATAGGGTGTGAGCCCCTTAAGGTGTCGCACCCACATGTTGTCCCAGGGCCACAGCGGTCATCaggggagaagaaggaggaggaggtaaagaCAGTGCGGAGGAGACATTATTCAGCCCCTGAGCTGAGAGGGCCAGAGACTAATTGCGTGTAG